The DNA sequence TCCCTTCCCTTCCCTTGCGCACGAGCCGATGGAGTCAACTtgcctgttttctgtttttctctTGACGAGCACGAGATGCGCACGAGCCGATGGAGTCAAGTTCCCTCCCTTGACTCGCGTCGTTACGTCCGGTTCAGACCTGTAGCCAAGCTAGGCAGACACAAGAGCAAGAGCGTTAGCACAAAAAGGACCGCTTTCTTTTGGGGTGCGAAGGAATGGTTTCTAAATAATAGGGTGTACGTAGTTATCCTTTGACGCGTGAGTTTAATGTATACAGCTCAGCGCATACCCAATCGTATCTCATTGCCAATCACGAGTTTTAATATACGTAGCCCAGCGAAGAAGGGATTCCTCTCCGGACGCTTGCTATATAAACCCCCTGACCCCGAGACGTAGCCACACCCACAGCCACTCCTCGTCCTCCCACCGAGAAAGCGAGCAATGGCGGCGCCCAaccggagaggtggaagaagatCGTCATCCGCAGGATCGAGCAGGAGGATGCCCGGTTCGTCTGCTACTCCAAGCGCCGCCAGGGGTTCTTCAACAAGGCCACGGATCTGGCGGTCCTgaccggcgcccgggtggccgccCTCGCCTTCTCTCCCCGCGGCAgggccttctccttcggccaccccTCCGTCGACTCCGTGGTGGAACGCTTCCTGGCGGGGGAGGCTGCGGGGGCTGGCGCGAGGGAGGAGGGCGCTGCCGACGACCACTTGCTGGCGGGGGAGGGCGCTGCCGGCGAAGACGAGAAGCTCGAGAAGCTGCAGCAGGAGTTCGACGAGCTGCGCACGGAGCTGGTCGAGTTGAAGAAGCGGACCAAGCGCACGGACAAGGCCATGGCGAAAGAGCGCTCTGCGGGGGACCAGATAGCGGCTTGGTTCGACCCCAAGGCGCGCGACATGGGAGACGAGGACATGGCGGCCTTCTTCGCCTCGCTGATGCAGATGAAGGACGCCGTCTCCGATCGCGCCAACCAGGTTCTCCTCGAGGCGATGCACGCCCACATGAGCCGCATGGCGGAggtggccccgccgccgccgccgccccagatcTCCTTGGAGTTCGGTAGCAGCAGCGGCACCACCAACGACGGGATGGAGTTCCAGTTTCTGGCGCCTCCGCCACAGGAGCAGGGATTCGAGGCCGCGATGGATATGCAGCAGATGGTGATGGCGCCGCTGCCTCCGTCTCAG is a window from the Triticum aestivum cultivar Chinese Spring unplaced genomic scaffold, IWGSC CS RefSeq v2.1 scaffold73548, whole genome shotgun sequence genome containing:
- the LOC123178255 gene encoding agamous-like MADS-box protein AGL23; amino-acid sequence: RDVATPTATPRPPTEKASNGGAQPERWKKIVIRRIEQEDARFVCYSKRRQGFFNKATDLAVLTGARVAALAFSPRGRAFSFGHPSVDSVVERFLAGEAAGAGAREEGAADDHLLAGEGAAGEDEKLEKLQQEFDELRTELVELKKRTKRTDKAMAKERSAGDQIAAWFDPKARDMGDEDMAAFFASLMQMKDAVSDRANQVLLEAMHAHMSRMAEVAPPPPPPQISLEFGSSSGTTNDGMEFQFLAPPPQEQGFEAAMDMQQMVMAPLPPSQV